One region of Pseudomonas sp. ABC1 genomic DNA includes:
- a CDS encoding riboflavin synthase, with protein sequence MFTGIIEAIGTIGALVSRGGDVRVQVETGKLDLGDVKLGDSIAVNGVCLTVVELPGNGFWADVSRETLARSAFVDLRSGSRVNLEKALTPTTRLGGHLVSGHVDGVGEVIGREDNARAVQFVIRAPRELARYIALKGSITVDGTSLTVNAVNGAEFTLTIVPHTLAETIMADYRPGHKVNLEVDLLARYIERLLLGDKAAESGTQGISEAFLAEHGYLKN encoded by the coding sequence ATGTTCACGGGAATAATCGAAGCGATCGGCACCATCGGTGCGCTGGTATCCAGGGGCGGCGACGTGCGCGTCCAGGTGGAAACCGGCAAGCTCGACCTCGGCGACGTCAAACTGGGCGACAGCATCGCGGTCAATGGCGTCTGCCTGACCGTGGTGGAGCTGCCCGGCAACGGCTTCTGGGCCGATGTCAGTCGCGAGACCCTGGCGCGCAGCGCCTTCGTCGACCTGCGCAGCGGCAGCCGCGTCAATCTGGAGAAGGCCCTGACACCCACCACGCGTCTTGGCGGGCACCTGGTCAGTGGGCACGTCGACGGCGTCGGCGAGGTCATTGGCCGGGAAGACAATGCACGCGCCGTGCAATTCGTCATCCGCGCGCCACGGGAGCTGGCCCGCTACATCGCGCTCAAGGGCTCGATCACCGTCGACGGCACCAGCCTGACCGTCAATGCGGTGAACGGTGCCGAGTTCACCCTGACCATCGTCCCGCACACCCTGGCCGAGACCATCATGGCCGACTACCGACCTGGCCATAAGGTCAACCTGGAAGTCGACCTGCTGGCGCGCTACATCGAGCGCCTGCTGCTGGGCGACAAGGCGGCCGAGAGCGGTACGCAGGGCATCAGCGAAGCATTCCTGGCCGAACACGGCTACCTGAAGAATTGA
- the ffh gene encoding signal recognition particle protein codes for MFENLTDRLSQTLRHVTGKAKLTEDNIKDTLREVRMALLEADVALPVVKDFVNRVKERAVGTEVSKSLTPGQAFVKIVRAELEALMGEANEDLALNAVPPAVVLMAGLQGAGKTTTVGKLARFLKERKKKSVLVVSVDVYRPAAIKQLETLADEVGVTFFPSDISQKPIDIAQAAIREAKLKFIDVVLLDTAGRLAIDEEMMAEIKALHAAVNPVETLFVVDAMIGQDAANTAKAFGEALPLTGVVLTKVDGDARGGAALSVRHITGKPIKFIGMGEKSDALEPFHPDRLASRILGMGDVLSLIEQAEQTLDKEKAAKLTQKLKKGKGFDLEDFRDQLQQMKNMGGLGSLMDKLPSIGGVNLSQMGNAQGAAEKQFKQMEAIINSMTPAERRNPDIISGSRKRRIALGSGTQVQDIGRMLKQHKQMQKMMKKVTGKGGMAKMMRGLGGMLPGGMPKF; via the coding sequence ATGTTCGAAAACCTGACCGACCGACTTTCCCAGACGCTTCGCCATGTCACCGGCAAGGCCAAACTGACCGAGGACAACATCAAGGACACCCTGCGCGAAGTGCGCATGGCGCTGCTCGAGGCCGACGTGGCGCTGCCGGTGGTCAAGGATTTCGTCAATCGTGTCAAAGAGCGTGCGGTGGGTACCGAGGTCTCGAAGAGCCTGACACCGGGCCAGGCGTTCGTGAAGATCGTGCGCGCCGAGCTGGAAGCCCTGATGGGCGAGGCCAACGAAGACCTGGCGCTGAACGCGGTGCCGCCGGCGGTGGTGCTGATGGCCGGTCTGCAGGGCGCGGGCAAGACCACCACGGTGGGCAAGCTGGCGCGCTTCCTCAAGGAGCGCAAGAAGAAGAGCGTGCTGGTGGTGTCGGTGGACGTCTACCGTCCCGCGGCGATCAAGCAGCTCGAGACCCTGGCCGATGAAGTCGGCGTGACCTTCTTCCCGTCGGACATCAGCCAGAAGCCTATCGACATCGCCCAGGCTGCGATCCGCGAGGCCAAGCTCAAATTCATCGACGTGGTGCTGCTGGACACCGCTGGCCGGCTGGCCATCGATGAAGAGATGATGGCCGAGATCAAGGCCCTGCACGCCGCCGTCAACCCGGTGGAAACCCTGTTCGTGGTCGACGCCATGATCGGCCAGGACGCGGCCAATACCGCCAAGGCCTTCGGCGAAGCGCTGCCGCTGACCGGCGTGGTGCTGACCAAGGTCGACGGCGATGCCCGTGGCGGTGCCGCGCTGTCGGTGCGCCATATCACCGGCAAACCGATCAAGTTCATCGGTATGGGCGAGAAGAGCGATGCACTCGAGCCCTTTCACCCGGACCGCCTGGCCTCGCGCATCCTCGGCATGGGCGACGTACTCAGTCTGATCGAGCAAGCCGAGCAGACCCTGGACAAGGAAAAGGCCGCCAAGCTCACGCAGAAGCTGAAGAAGGGCAAGGGCTTCGATCTCGAAGACTTCCGCGACCAGTTGCAGCAGATGAAGAACATGGGCGGCCTGGGCAGCCTGATGGACAAGCTGCCCTCCATCGGTGGCGTCAACCTGTCGCAGATGGGCAATGCCCAGGGCGCGGCGGAGAAACAGTTCAAGCAGATGGAAGCGATCATCAACTCGATGACACCGGCCGAGCGCCGCAACCCCGACATCATCAGCGGCTCGCGCAAGCGCCGTATCGCCCTGGGCTCCGGCACCCAGGTGCAGGACATCGGCCGCATGCTCAAGCAACACAAGCAGATGCAGAAGATGATGAAGAAGGTCACCGGCAAGGGCGGCATGGCCAAGATGATGCGTGGCCTGGGCGGCATGCTGCCGGGCGGAATGCCCAAGTTCTAA
- a CDS encoding inner membrane protein YpjD yields MHPLLPSLAAACLYAGATGYQSLRLAQRKVPDRRLLFVVGALALIAHGAALFSQLLLPSGLQLDFFTASSLISAAVILLILLGLYRMPVENLLLLLFPLGFLTTLFAEFAPSGNVPLVIETPGMLAHILLSILAYGVLTIAVFQSLLLLLQDHHLKHKHPSGLIRNFPPLQTMESLLFGFLLAGWALLSASLLSGWLFLDDLFAQHLVHKTALSVVAWIIFATLLWGRHRLGWRGHKAIRWTLAGFCLLMLAYFGSKLVREFIL; encoded by the coding sequence ATGCATCCTCTGTTGCCCAGCCTCGCAGCCGCCTGTCTATACGCTGGCGCCACGGGCTACCAAAGCCTGCGACTGGCACAACGCAAAGTGCCAGACAGACGCCTTTTATTCGTGGTTGGCGCACTCGCGCTGATCGCCCATGGCGCTGCTCTGTTCTCCCAGCTTCTGTTGCCCAGCGGTCTTCAACTGGACTTTTTCACGGCATCGAGCCTGATCTCTGCCGCCGTGATCCTGCTGATTCTGCTGGGCCTGTACCGCATGCCGGTGGAAAACCTGCTGTTGTTGCTGTTCCCATTGGGCTTCCTGACAACGCTGTTCGCGGAATTCGCCCCCTCGGGCAATGTGCCGCTGGTCATCGAAACACCCGGCATGCTGGCGCATATCCTGCTGTCGATCCTGGCCTATGGCGTGCTGACCATCGCGGTGTTCCAGTCCTTGCTGCTGCTGTTGCAGGACCATCACCTCAAGCACAAACACCCCTCCGGACTGATCCGCAACTTCCCACCCCTGCAGACCATGGAAAGCCTGTTGTTCGGCTTCCTGCTCGCCGGTTGGGCACTGTTGTCGGCTTCGCTGCTGTCCGGCTGGCTGTTCCTCGACGACCTGTTCGCCCAGCACCTGGTGCACAAGACTGCGCTGTCGGTGGTTGCCTGGATCATCTTCGCCACGCTGCTGTGGGGACGCCATCGCCTGGGCTGGCGCGGACACAAGGCGATCCGCTGGACACTGGCGGGTTTCTGCCTGCTGATGCTGGCCTATTTCGGCAGCAAGCTGGTACGCGAATTCATCCTCTGA
- a CDS encoding saccharopine dehydrogenase family protein: MKRNVLIIGAGGVAKVVAHKCAQHNDELGRIVIASRNVAKCQAIIDSVKAKGSLKVPAELGAFALNALDVEATKALIRETESQIVINVGSAFLNMSVLRACIETGAAYLDTAIHEEPGKVCETPPWYGNYEWKQLEECREKGITAILGAGFDPGVVNAYAALAAQRHFDRIDSIDILDVNAGSHGKYFATNFDPEINFREFTGQVWSWQNAQWTSNTMFEVKRTDDLPVVGEQNLYLTGHDEVHSLSKHLDVPNIRFWMSFGDHYINVFTVLKNLGLLSEQPVTTAEGLEVVPLKVVKAVLPDPASLAPGYTGKTCIGDLVRGSKDGKPREVFIYNVADHEEAYAETDSQGISYTAGVPPVAAARLIARGQWDAQRMVNVEELPPEPFLELLDSMGLPTRIKDEQGDRPWNQQA; this comes from the coding sequence ATGAAGAGAAACGTCCTGATCATTGGTGCAGGTGGTGTGGCCAAGGTAGTGGCCCATAAATGTGCGCAGCATAACGACGAGTTGGGCAGGATCGTCATCGCTTCGCGTAACGTCGCCAAGTGCCAGGCCATCATCGACAGCGTCAAGGCCAAAGGCAGCCTCAAGGTGCCGGCCGAACTCGGGGCCTTCGCCCTGAACGCTCTGGATGTCGAGGCGACCAAGGCCCTGATCCGCGAGACCGAGTCGCAGATCGTCATCAATGTAGGATCGGCTTTTCTCAATATGTCCGTCCTGCGCGCCTGCATCGAGACCGGTGCTGCCTACCTGGACACCGCGATCCACGAGGAACCGGGTAAGGTCTGTGAAACACCGCCCTGGTACGGCAACTACGAGTGGAAGCAACTGGAGGAATGCCGCGAGAAAGGCATCACCGCGATCCTCGGTGCCGGCTTCGACCCGGGGGTGGTCAATGCCTACGCGGCGCTGGCTGCGCAGCGCCATTTCGATCGCATCGACTCCATCGATATCCTCGATGTGAATGCCGGCTCCCATGGCAAGTACTTCGCGACCAACTTCGACCCGGAGATCAACTTCCGCGAATTCACCGGGCAGGTCTGGAGCTGGCAGAACGCCCAGTGGACCAGCAACACCATGTTCGAGGTCAAGCGCACCGACGACCTGCCAGTGGTGGGTGAGCAGAACCTCTACCTGACCGGCCATGACGAAGTGCATTCGCTGTCGAAGCACCTCGACGTGCCGAACATCCGCTTCTGGATGAGCTTTGGCGATCACTACATCAATGTCTTCACTGTGTTGAAGAACCTCGGCCTGCTCTCGGAGCAACCGGTGACGACGGCGGAAGGGCTGGAAGTGGTGCCGCTCAAGGTGGTCAAGGCAGTCCTGCCGGACCCGGCCTCGCTGGCACCGGGCTATACCGGCAAGACCTGCATCGGCGACCTGGTGCGAGGCAGCAAGGATGGCAAGCCGCGTGAAGTGTTCATCTACAACGTGGCCGACCATGAAGAGGCCTACGCCGAGACCGACAGCCAGGGTATTTCCTACACCGCTGGCGTGCCGCCGGTGGCGGCGGCGAGGCTGATTGCTCGCGGCCAGTGGGACGCGCAGCGCATGGTCAACGTCGAGGAACTGCCGCCCGAGCCGTTCCTGGAACTGCTGGACAGCATGGGTCTGCCCACGCGGATCAAGGACGAACAGGGCGATCGCCCCTGGAATCAGCAGGCCTGA
- a CDS encoding carboxynorspermidine decarboxylase yields MIKTPYYLIDKQKLLVNLEKIARVRELSGARALLALKCFATWSVFDLMQQYMDGTTSSSLYEVRLGREKFAGETHAYSVAWADDEIDEVLANSDKIIFNSIGQLQRFADVSSGAVRGLRVNPQVSSSDYLLADPARPFSRLGEWDPEKIETVIGQISGFMFHNNCENSSFELFGQMLDVIEERFGHLLHRVEWVSLGGGIHFTGDDYPLEAFAARLKAFSERYGVQVYLEPGEAAITRSASLEVSVLDTLYNGKHLAVVDSSIEAHMLDLLIYRLDAKMEPSDGEHSYMVCGKSCLAGDIFGEYRFDRPLAIGDRLSFIDAAGYTMVKKNWFNGLKMPAIAVRQLDGNVELVREFGFEDYLGSLS; encoded by the coding sequence ATGATCAAGACACCTTATTACCTCATCGATAAACAGAAACTGCTGGTCAATCTGGAGAAGATCGCCAGGGTGCGCGAACTGTCCGGCGCCCGGGCGCTGCTGGCGCTCAAGTGCTTCGCCACCTGGTCGGTGTTCGACCTGATGCAGCAGTACATGGACGGCACCACGTCCTCCTCGCTGTACGAGGTGCGCCTCGGTCGCGAGAAGTTCGCCGGTGAAACCCACGCCTACAGCGTGGCCTGGGCCGACGATGAGATCGATGAGGTGCTGGCCAACTCCGACAAGATCATCTTCAACTCCATCGGCCAGTTGCAGCGTTTCGCCGACGTATCGAGCGGCGCGGTGCGCGGCTTGCGGGTCAACCCGCAGGTGAGTAGCTCCGACTACCTGCTGGCCGACCCGGCGCGTCCGTTCAGTCGCCTGGGCGAGTGGGACCCGGAAAAGATCGAAACGGTGATCGGCCAGATTTCCGGCTTCATGTTCCACAACAACTGCGAGAATTCGAGCTTCGAGCTGTTCGGCCAGATGCTCGACGTGATCGAAGAGCGCTTCGGTCATCTGCTGCACCGGGTCGAGTGGGTCAGCCTGGGGGGCGGCATTCACTTCACCGGCGACGATTATCCCCTGGAAGCCTTCGCTGCGCGCCTGAAGGCGTTCTCCGAGCGCTATGGCGTACAGGTCTACCTGGAGCCGGGCGAAGCGGCGATCACCCGCAGCGCCTCGCTGGAAGTCTCGGTACTGGACACTCTCTACAACGGCAAGCACCTGGCGGTGGTCGACAGCTCCATCGAGGCACACATGCTCGATCTGCTGATCTATCGCCTGGATGCCAAGATGGAACCGAGCGACGGCGAGCACAGCTACATGGTGTGCGGCAAGTCCTGCCTGGCCGGGGATATCTTTGGCGAATACCGTTTCGATCGTCCGCTGGCCATCGGCGATCGTCTGTCGTTCATCGACGCGGCGGGTTACACCATGGTCAAGAAAAACTGGTTCAACGGACTAAAGATGCCGGCGATTGCCGTGCGCCAACTCGACGGTAACGTCGAGCTGGTTCGCGAATTCGGCTTTGAAGACTATCTGGGCAGCCTCTCCTGA
- the uvrB gene encoding excinuclease ABC subunit UvrB yields MSRFELVTRFKPAGDQPEAIRQMVEGLEAGLSHQTLLGVTGSGKTFSIANVIAQVQRPTLVLAPNKTLAAQLYGEFKAFFPNNAVEYFVSYYDYYQPEAYVPSSDTFIEKDASINDHIEQMRLSATKALLERSDAIIVTTVSCIYGLGDPQSYLKMVLHLDRGDPMDQRELLRRLTGLQYTRNDMDFARATFRVRGDVIDVYPAESELEAVRIELFDDEVESLSAFDPLTGEVIRKLPRFTFYPKSHYVTPRETLLEAVEKIKLELAERLEYLRGSDKLVEAQRLEQRTRFDLEMILELGYCNGIENYSRYLSGRDSGEAPPTLYDYLPDNALLVIDESHVSVPQVGAMYKGDRSRKETLVEYGFRLPSALDNRPMRFDEWEAISPQTIFVSATPGPYEAEHAGRVIEQLVRPTGLVDPQIEVRPALTQVDDLLSEIRKCVLKEERVLVTTLTKRMAEDLTDYLGDHDVRVRYLHSDIDTVERVEIIRDLRLGAFDVLVGINLLREGLDMPEVSLVAILDADKEGFLRSERSLIQTIGRAARNLNGRAILYADNMTGSMERAIGETERRRNKQIAFNEAHGIVPQGVQKDIQDILEGATVPGSRSRKRRGEAKVAEEAANYEQSLRSPSEINKRIRALEERMYTLARDLEFEAAAQLRDEIQALRQRLLQV; encoded by the coding sequence ATGTCCCGATTCGAACTGGTCACACGTTTCAAGCCGGCGGGCGATCAGCCCGAGGCGATCCGGCAGATGGTCGAAGGGCTCGAGGCGGGCCTGTCGCACCAGACGCTGCTCGGGGTGACCGGCTCGGGCAAGACGTTCAGCATCGCCAATGTGATCGCCCAGGTGCAGCGCCCGACCCTGGTGCTGGCGCCGAACAAGACCCTGGCCGCGCAGTTGTACGGCGAGTTCAAGGCGTTCTTCCCGAACAACGCGGTGGAGTACTTCGTTTCCTACTACGACTACTACCAGCCTGAGGCCTATGTGCCGTCGTCGGACACCTTCATCGAGAAGGATGCCTCGATCAACGACCATATCGAGCAGATGCGCCTGTCGGCGACCAAGGCGCTGCTGGAGCGTTCGGATGCGATCATCGTCACCACCGTGTCCTGCATCTACGGTCTGGGCGACCCGCAGTCCTACCTGAAGATGGTGCTGCACCTCGACCGTGGCGATCCCATGGACCAGCGCGAATTGCTGCGCCGCCTGACCGGCCTGCAATACACCCGCAACGACATGGATTTCGCCCGCGCCACCTTCCGCGTGCGCGGCGACGTGATCGACGTGTATCCCGCCGAGTCGGAGCTGGAGGCGGTGCGCATCGAGCTGTTCGACGACGAGGTGGAAAGCCTGTCGGCCTTCGATCCGTTGACCGGCGAGGTGATCCGCAAGCTGCCGCGTTTCACCTTCTACCCCAAGAGCCACTACGTCACGCCGCGCGAGACGCTGCTGGAGGCGGTGGAGAAGATCAAGCTGGAACTGGCCGAGCGCCTGGAGTACCTGCGCGGCAGCGACAAGCTGGTCGAGGCGCAGCGCCTGGAACAACGCACCCGCTTCGACCTGGAAATGATCCTGGAACTGGGCTACTGCAACGGCATCGAAAACTACTCGCGCTACCTCTCGGGGCGCGACTCCGGCGAGGCACCGCCGACGCTCTATGACTACCTGCCGGACAACGCGCTGCTGGTGATCGACGAGTCCCACGTCAGCGTTCCGCAGGTCGGCGCGATGTACAAGGGCGACCGCTCGCGCAAGGAAACCCTGGTGGAATACGGCTTCCGCCTGCCGTCGGCACTGGACAACCGCCCGATGCGCTTCGACGAGTGGGAGGCGATCAGCCCGCAGACCATTTTCGTCTCGGCCACGCCGGGGCCTTACGAGGCCGAGCATGCGGGGCGCGTGATCGAGCAATTGGTGCGGCCTACCGGGCTGGTCGACCCGCAGATCGAGGTGCGTCCGGCGTTGACCCAGGTGGACGACTTGCTCTCGGAGATCCGCAAGTGCGTGCTCAAGGAGGAGCGGGTGCTGGTCACCACCCTGACCAAGCGCATGGCCGAAGACCTGACCGACTACCTGGGTGACCACGATGTGCGCGTGCGCTACCTGCACTCGGACATCGATACCGTGGAGCGGGTGGAGATCATCCGCGACCTGCGCTTGGGTGCCTTCGACGTGCTGGTCGGCATCAACCTGCTGCGCGAAGGCCTGGACATGCCCGAGGTGTCGCTGGTGGCGATTCTCGACGCCGACAAGGAGGGCTTCCTGCGTTCGGAGCGCTCGCTGATCCAGACCATTGGCCGTGCCGCGCGCAACCTCAACGGCCGGGCGATCCTCTATGCCGACAATATGACCGGCTCCATGGAGCGGGCGATCGGTGAGACCGAGCGGCGGCGCAACAAGCAGATCGCCTTCAACGAGGCCCATGGCATCGTGCCCCAGGGGGTGCAGAAGGATATCCAGGACATCCTCGAAGGTGCCACGGTGCCGGGCTCGCGTAGCCGCAAGCGGCGTGGCGAGGCCAAGGTGGCGGAAGAGGCGGCCAACTACGAGCAGAGCCTGCGTTCGCCGAGCGAGATCAACAAACGCATTCGTGCGCTGGAAGAGCGGATGTACACCCTGGCACGGGATCTGGAGTTCGAGGCAGCCGCACAGCTACGCGACGAGATCCAGGCGCTGCGACAGCGTCTGCTGCAGGTGTAG
- a CDS encoding amino acid aminotransferase, with the protein MSLFSAVELAPRDPILGLNEAFNADTRPNKVNLGVGVYYNEEGRIPLLRAVAAAEKARLAASAPRGYLPIEGIAAYDSAVQQLLLGKQSELIASGRIVTAQALGGTGALKIGADYLKRLRPDAVVAISNPSWENHRALFESAGFPVHSYRYYDAQSHGVDRAGMLEDLQALPAGSILVLHACCHNPTGVDLTLEDWKAVLDVVRAKGHIPFLDIAYQGFGEGLEEDAAAVRLFADSGLNFLVSSSFSKSFSLYGERVGALSLVTSSRDESARVLSQIKRVIRTNYSNPPTHGATVVSAVLNDPELRALWEAELAEMRDRIRQMRLSMVEQLAAKGATQDFSFVARQCGMFSYSGLTPEQVDRLREEFGVYAIGTGRICVAALNQHNLDAVTDAIVRVL; encoded by the coding sequence ATGAGTCTGTTCTCCGCTGTCGAACTGGCGCCGCGTGACCCCATCCTCGGCCTCAACGAAGCCTTCAATGCCGACACGCGGCCGAACAAGGTCAATCTCGGCGTCGGCGTCTACTACAACGAAGAAGGTCGAATCCCGCTGCTGCGCGCCGTCGCCGCAGCCGAGAAGGCTCGCCTGGCCGCCAGCGCCCCGCGTGGCTACCTGCCGATCGAAGGGATCGCCGCCTATGACAGCGCCGTCCAGCAACTGCTGCTCGGCAAGCAGTCCGAGCTGATCGCCAGCGGACGCATCGTCACGGCCCAGGCCCTGGGCGGTACCGGTGCCCTGAAGATCGGCGCCGACTACCTCAAGCGCCTGCGCCCGGACGCCGTGGTAGCCATCAGCAACCCGAGCTGGGAGAACCACCGCGCCCTGTTCGAGTCGGCCGGTTTCCCGGTGCACAGCTACCGTTACTACGATGCCCAGAGCCATGGCGTGGATCGCGCCGGCATGCTGGAAGACCTGCAGGCGCTGCCCGCCGGTTCGATTCTGGTACTGCATGCCTGCTGCCATAACCCGACCGGTGTCGACCTGACCCTGGAAGACTGGAAAGCCGTACTCGACGTGGTGCGTGCCAAGGGGCATATCCCCTTCCTCGACATCGCCTACCAGGGCTTCGGCGAAGGTCTGGAAGAAGATGCCGCCGCCGTCCGCCTGTTCGCCGATTCGGGCCTGAACTTCCTGGTTTCCAGCTCCTTCTCCAAATCCTTCTCGCTCTATGGCGAGCGGGTTGGCGCGCTGTCGCTGGTCACCAGCAGCCGCGACGAGTCGGCCCGCGTGCTGTCGCAGATCAAGCGCGTGATCCGCACCAACTACTCCAACCCACCGACCCATGGCGCCACCGTGGTGTCCGCGGTGCTCAACGACCCTGAACTGCGTGCACTGTGGGAAGCCGAACTAGCGGAAATGCGTGACCGCATCCGCCAGATGCGCCTGAGCATGGTAGAGCAGTTGGCCGCCAAGGGCGCCACCCAGGACTTCAGCTTCGTCGCCCGCCAGTGCGGCATGTTCTCCTACTCGGGCCTGACACCCGAACAGGTCGACCGCCTGCGCGAAGAGTTCGGCGTCTATGCCATCGGCACCGGCCGCATCTGCGTGGCAGCACTGAACCAGCACAACCTCGACGCCGTGACCGACGCCATCGTCCGCGTTCTCTGA